In a genomic window of Halobiforma lacisalsi AJ5:
- a CDS encoding VanZ family protein yields the protein MRWTTTGVVAAAICYWSLVTTPPAFSWPGTGVLLPDPAVTTSGLYATGLERLPRSTHQHALAYATLAVTLGYTLVDDRGLEPREGLVVVLVVAGFGGALEVAQLSHPARVGSPIDAIVNGLGATAVSIWYGLERRVEFVPVTVLPVLRKRSGAAVRFLEQSPDDPGSAGSGETENGTVK from the coding sequence GTGCGTTGGACGACGACCGGCGTCGTCGCCGCGGCGATCTGTTACTGGTCCCTCGTTACGACGCCGCCCGCGTTCTCCTGGCCCGGAACGGGAGTGTTGCTCCCCGACCCGGCCGTCACCACCAGCGGATTGTACGCGACTGGACTCGAGCGGCTCCCACGCTCCACCCACCAGCACGCGCTGGCGTACGCGACGCTCGCTGTCACCCTCGGTTACACACTGGTTGACGATCGAGGGTTGGAGCCGCGAGAGGGACTGGTCGTGGTGCTCGTCGTGGCTGGGTTCGGCGGGGCACTCGAGGTCGCACAGCTGTCGCATCCGGCCCGTGTCGGTTCCCCGATCGACGCGATCGTCAACGGACTCGGCGCGACTGCCGTGTCGATCTGGTACGGCCTCGAGCGCCGAGTCGAGTTCGTTCCCGTCACCGTCCTGCCCGTCCTCCGGAAACGTTCCGGCGCAGCGGTCCGTTTCCTCGAGCAGTCGCCCGACGACCCCGGATCGGCGGGCAGTGGGGAAACGGAAAACGGA